The Planctomycetota bacterium genome segment TGGTCGAGCAGGCCCATCGTCAGGGGGTGAGCGTCGAGGGGGAGCTGGGGTGCTTGGGGTCGCTCGAGAGCGGCCATGGCGAGGCCGAGGACGGCCACGGCGCCGAGGGGCAGCTGTCGCACGACCAGCTCCTCACCGATCCCGACGAGGCGGAGCGATTCGTCGCCGCCACCGGGGTCGACGCGCTGGCGGTGGCGATCGGCACCAGCCACGGCGCCTACAAATTCACCCGCAAGCCCGACGGCGAGGTCCTCGCGATGAAGCGGATCGAAGAGATCCATCGCCGCCTCCCCAACTGCCACCTCGTGATGCACGGCTCGTCGAGCGTGCCGCAGGAATTGCAGGACATCATCAACGCCTACGGCGGCAAGATGCCGCAGACCTGGGGCGTGCCGGTCGAGGAGATCCAGCGCGGCATCAAGCACGGCGTGCGCAAGATCAACGTCGACACCGACAACCGGATGGCGATCACCGGCGCGATCCGCAAGGTGCTCTGGGAGCACCCCGAGAAGTTCGATCCACGCGACTACCTCAAGCCGGCGCGCGACGCGATGAAGAAAGTCTGCGCCGAGCGGATGGTCCAGTTCGGGCAGGCCGGCCACGCCCGGAAAGTCCCGGTGGTGACGCTGGCCGAGATGGCGAAGCGCTACGCGACGGCCTGATCGCGGCCCGTCCGCCGGGACAAAGCCGCGTTGCGGCGGTTGCCCAGTCGGCCTATAGTCCCGCCCCCCGTGCCGCCGGCACGGCGCGCCTTTGGCGGCGCCGCCGACGACGGGACGCCGCCGGGACGAGCGCCGATGCCCGACCGTCACGAATCCACTCCCGCGCCCGCCGACGTCCTCGTCGACGGCCGCCGGATCCTCCACGCCGAGGCGGAGGCGCTCCAGCGCGCCGCGGCCGCGCTCGATGAAGCGTTCGCCCGGGCGGTGGCGCTTGTCGAGGCCTGCACCGGCAGCGTCGTGGTGACCGGGATCGGCAAGGCGGGTCTCGTGGCCCGCAAGGTGTCGGCGACGCTCGCCTCGACCGGCACGCCGAGCCACTTCCTCCATCCCGCCGAGGCCCTCCACGGCGACCTCGGCATGCTGCGCGGCGACGACCTGCTCGTCGTGCTGTCACAGTCGGGGGAGTCGGAGGAGATCGTCCGCCTCCTTCCCCACATCGTCGCCCGGCGGATTCCGATCGTCGCCCTCACCGGCCGCCGCGGCAGCACGCTCGGCCGGGCGGCCACCGAGGTGATCCTCACCGGGGCAGTCCGCGAGGCCTGCGGGCTGGGGTTGGCGCCGAGCACGAGCACCACGCTGCTGATGGCCCTCGGCGACGCCCTGGCGCTGGTCACCAGCGGCCGGCGCCGGTTCACCGCCGACGACTTCGCCGCCCGCCATCCCGGCGGCAGCCTCGGCCGGCAATTGACGCGCGTCGACGAGGCGATGCGCCCGCTGGCCCGATGCCGGACGGCGCTGGCCGAGGAGACGGTCCGCGCGGTGTTTTCACGGCCCTTGCCGGCGCGGCGGACGGGCGCGGTGATGATCGTCGACGCCACCGGCCGGCTCGTCGGC includes the following:
- a CDS encoding KpsF/GutQ family sugar-phosphate isomerase, encoding MPDRHESTPAPADVLVDGRRILHAEAEALQRAAAALDEAFARAVALVEACTGSVVVTGIGKAGLVARKVSATLASTGTPSHFLHPAEALHGDLGMLRGDDLLVVLSQSGESEEIVRLLPHIVARRIPIVALTGRRGSTLGRAATEVILTGAVREACGLGLAPSTSTTLLMALGDALALVTSGRRRFTADDFAARHPGGSLGRQLTRVDEAMRPLARCRTALAEETVRAVFSRPLPARRTGAVMIVDATGRLVGLFTDSDLARLFEQRRDDAIDAPIGAVMTPQPTTVPAGARLDDALTILDARRISELPVVDAAGRAVGLIDVVDLLGMVSPDHPAALPAAGAVASPAAEAA
- a CDS encoding fructose-bisphosphate aldolase class II; the protein is MPLVPMRVLLDHAAEHGYGLAAFNVNDMEQIQAIMEAARETESPVIVQASRGARSFSQDAYLRHLMLAAAELYPWIPIAMHQDHGNSPATCQSAIDNGFTSVMMDGSLKEDGKTPADYDYNVRVTRQVVEQAHRQGVSVEGELGCLGSLESGHGEAEDGHGAEGQLSHDQLLTDPDEAERFVAATGVDALAVAIGTSHGAYKFTRKPDGEVLAMKRIEEIHRRLPNCHLVMHGSSSVPQELQDIINAYGGKMPQTWGVPVEEIQRGIKHGVRKINVDTDNRMAITGAIRKVLWEHPEKFDPRDYLKPARDAMKKVCAERMVQFGQAGHARKVPVVTLAEMAKRYATA